Within the Vigna angularis cultivar LongXiaoDou No.4 chromosome 10, ASM1680809v1, whole genome shotgun sequence genome, the region CAATCGCACTTAAGTTCTCTGCTTTTCCAATATAAAACTGAGGCAAACACGACACCAGATGCTGGTAATTTTCACCCGCTTTTGCAATCTGAAACTGCTCTCTCAATTCCAATTCTATCAGAATATGAATCTGCTTCTTCCTTGTTGATGTCTTTGCAATCACTTCAATATATTCGTGACAACCTCCTGGAAACTTTTTCGTCGTTCCCCATTTTGAAATGCATAGCTTTGTACTGAATCCTCTGTCTCGGAGCTCCGTCACAACTTCTCTTCTCAAACAGCTGCTGCAATCCCATGGGTTTCTCTTCAAGCAGCTGCAGAAATCCGAACCCTTCACCTCTTCTATGATTCTACCAACCTCTACTCTCAATTTTGACCCACCTACATGGTAACGCTCCAATGTTTCCTGAACaacattaaatcatttttaactcCTGTCCTTAAACATCATCGTATTTCCAAACTCCCAccgattttaaaatatataagtaatataaatatcataatttaaattatataaatgatataaatatcataaaacatagtcaattttataaaattaaattttattcaaattttatttcttaaaataatatcaaattttattttataaatttaatctatTATTCCACTcgttattaaattatttattattttagaagatTAAATTAgcttaaaatcatttttttttcttttaatatcatGATCTTTACACAATAACAAATATgacaattcatttttttttcaaatgttccCATCCCTTTTGTTTTCTAATGTACACAAAAACACGTTGATCACAGGCTGACTCGATCAAGGAAACcatatcttttttttaaaaaaaaagaatacgAAGTatctataacattttttttatctatcaacTCAATTTTCAACTAGTTATGCCAAATAAATATACCTATAtacaaattaatcaaacagaCCCATACAATAACTTTCAAATCGATGTAAGTTAAACTTTAAAGGAATATTCGAATACTTTAAAGCATCAAACAGTTAAGATGTGGTGCAAGTTTAGCAAGCCACAACCAcgaaaaaataagtaaaaaacaaaatatcaattctaccaattattttttgttaaataatattgtcCCTATCAATTCTTCAAATCAAAACCAATATTCTCATATGTTAGACAAAAACAACAAtctctcttccttctttttttctgaaattaatttatacaccAATTCACCTTAAAAGTAAAACCAGACCAATCAAATTGCTAATaatttgaatgaatatatatttgttcATCATGACGATAGAAACAGATTCATATAAACTTTAtctaactcaatcttacaaaattaatcgataactcaatcttataaaattaatcgataattcaattttaccaaATCGATCAATCTTATAAAGTTAATAGAtaactcaatcttacaaaatcgATTATATAAGATTCAATTTGtattgaattatatgttttaaaagtaTGAATGAAAGAACAATAAAACGAAATGAAAAAGAGAGTTCGTTGAATGAATGTTGAAAAAGTACCTGAAGCAGTGAGACCTGAGATTCCCAATACAAAGTGTTATCGGGTGAGCCATGAGAATGGGTGTTGTCTTGCCACCATAGATCTTCATCAAGCTCTGATTCATTGGAATAATATTCTTCATCAATGAACATAAACACTTTCTCTTCCAAGCTGtccatcttttttctttcactctTCAACAACACAACCAGAGAACAACTTCACCTTTCGTTTCTTCCTTATTATTCCTGTGCACCATGCAATAACAAATTCATcaacaattaatatatttttttacaagttGGTGGAAGAAGAGATCATaaattcataaacaaaattatgCTCTTCTTACAGAAAAAATCAACATCTCCTGCACCTATTTATAGCCACAGACATGGATATGCATGACGTTAGGTTAATTATAGTCTTACCATCTTATTAATGCTTAATTTCCCATCATTACTTTTCAGAAAGACCAATTCAGAAGACAACCTTATCCAACCACAGTTTAGCAAAATGTCTCTTCaaacaaaacattttcataACCACAATAATTTTTGTCACTCTAATTCAAACATTTAATGATGTGTCCCTATATTTTaccatactttttattttattttttggtattaaagggaaaaataaatacatgacaATCTTTTTTCCTTACTGCTATTATTAGCTAGAAGTTTATATTTAGTGGTTGTTTCTTGGGATAAATGATTCTATTATTGTTTCCCTCTCAAAGGCCAAAAGTATTTAATTAGGGAAGAAAATATCTTGCACATTTTTCTTTGATTAAAATGATATTGTTTTTGAGGGCTCTGCATCAATATATCTAATTGTGTGGTGTAGCTGTAGGAAGTGATCATCATCAACCACCCATCATGTACAAAAATATCTGTTATACTAATCTCAATTTCAGGACCACTTTGCTTTTTCTGAAATATGAAATCAGgttaattatgattataattattttactcttcAAGTAAATTATCAAATGGTAATTTATCAGTGTTAAATAatccttttcttttcaaatattcaacCTCATTTTCACATCTCAAGCATCcttgaaactaaaataaaaaattcatagaACTATAGAAGAGCCACCACAATCCATTTTaggaataaaatattatcaaaaatttagatttttgtatttgtaaaaagtattaaatagtaaaaaagtGAATGTTGAGTGAGTgtgaaaattttttaatatcaaaataaatatggtCCTTTTGGATTCAAATTTATCATTGgtccataaatatatataaacttgtGTAATGGTTCATCATGAAACCTAATGTATCTCATGAGACTTTTAAAAGTATATagattatttcaataaattttaaaaaattattgttaattttttttctataaatttaaatgtataatataagaattaaaaatgagttgaaagttttaattgattataataaataagataaacaatatataaacaaaaaaaatccataaattaattatttttttaagttttagattgaaaattatattttaaaatatgctaCAAAAGTTTTCCTCTGACATATATACTGacctaaaatgataaaaaataaacattgttTTCCCATTATCAacgaattaattaaaatatttctagcACTTTTAACATTTGGGTGGAGATTGATTAagcattaaatatattttgaacttAGATTGGcaagttaaaattaatcatGTATATGTAGGAAACAATTGTAGTGATAGTTTGGTAAATATATCTTGTTACCAAGAGAATAATCTTGTGGTTTATAAAAGTTTCCCATCTCAAATTTGTTATTAGTCActtattgtatttaaaaaatccTCAAAgttagaataaatttaaaaaaggaatattatatttaaaatacattaattttgaaacaaatcaaaaagaaaaaggtcataatgtttttttaaaaattgttataattacAGTAAAAATGTGAAGTAAGTTTGAGAGTTAGTTTAGAGAAAAGAGATTGTGGCTCATAAACTGAGTTCATTATCTTCTCTTATCCACACATGCAAATGCAAAGATGACGATGCAACActcttcactttctctctcCCAAACCAAAATCCATGGCTGCAAACCCTTTTCCCCTTTCATGCTCCAAAACCCACATTCTCCGTCTCCCCGCCCCTCCCAAGCCGCCGCTTCTCTGCCACCGCCACTCTCTGCTCTGTCGCCGTTACCGTTACAGTTACAGTTACACTTACAGTTACCCTTCTTGCGCTCCGTCACTCACATGTAAAGCCGCCCAGGTTTCTGTTGCCGAGGAGTCATCGGCGTCCGGTGACAACTGGGTTCCGGTTGTTCCGCTGGCGGCGCTGCCGAGGGGGGAGCGGCGTGTGATCATTCAGGACGGCGAGACCATACTGCTGCTGTGGTACAAAGATCAAGTTTTTGCCATTGAAAATAGGTCCCCTGCTGAAGGCGCCTACACCGAAGGCTTGCTCAATGCCAAGCTCACCCAGGTCACTTTCACTTCCTAGTTTATGCAAATCTCAGTAATTATTATTGTTAGCCTTAGAGGGGTTCATGAATTGGAGAATAAAGCTATTGTAGAGATGTTGTGTTACTAATATCTTATCATGTTGAGAGTGGAAATTATGTTGTTCCAAAACTCATTCATCAAACTACATTTTTCAGGTTTTTTGTATCTGCTTTCCCGTTCTTCCTGGGAAAGAGGAAAAATATAATCCCCATCACTCACTAATTAACcctaaaatataaagattatattttacatgtaACACATTCAATGTTACTATTGTCTCGGTCCTTATAGTTACCCCCCATATTAAGTTGTTTTCGTTATATTTCtagaaaaatttaagttttagtctttataagacaaaattatatgttttagtCCTTGCACGTGAATGAAAGTCAATATATGAAGTCCCAattcttcaaaatttaaaatgtagtACCCATTTTTAATACCGGTTCTCCTCAAATAGTTCCAAATTGGTATccaatttttatctttttctaagATATGGTTTGAATAGTATATGAGACAATCATATTTGTGTTTATGACACGAGAGAAATCGGAGTACATACTCTTTCATTCATTCTTTGAAGAGATCCAAAATGGATTCAAAAAGGGATTTGTGGACACTTCAAGCTGCgatttttgtataaataataaGAGACAAGGTTTTGGAACATTAGTGGAGATATGAAGGTGTTGAGCTTCTTAAATTTGTTGATGAACTAAACTTTGAAGGTTGTGTTTGTTTAGTTCTGGATGATAACAAGGCATCTCCAATGCAAGACTCGTAAATTTAAAACATAGATCTTATGAAAAACTCTCAGTGTATCATGTTGATGTGGTATAGTACAGGTCTTAAAATTAAGACCTGGGttttaagagttaaaaaaaaactaatatcaACGTGACTTCAAAccaacattaaattaatatttaactagaataagtaaattaatttttaatgttgttaaaAGTTGATGTGGGAATAAGAAATTGTAAGTTGTGGATGTTATGAGGTCTCACCATTGGAGTAAAACTAGcaaaagttatttaaaagtGATGTGAGATGGTCAGATCCacataaagtaaaataagaTTGCTTGAGAATTTCTTATAAAACCCTTGCATTGTAGATGCTCTAACATGAAAGGAAAATTAGCATTAGATGGTAATTTATCTATGCTTTTGAATTGTAAGTTATTATATAGAGCAATACTTGTTTTGAGTTCTACCATACATGTTTTTATTGACATAGTTGATCAATACTAGTAATGATTTAAACAaaaactgtatttttttttatgatcacatttcttttttttttaaattggaatCATCATAATTATGAATTAATGAGAAAAGGTCAACATTCTCTTTATCAATATTTTGCATCTATTTTATAGACTTTTGTTCACATATTCATGATGTATTGTgtcttaaatttgaaaaaatttatttgtccCCATATTTGTATCTTATCATATCTGTGTAACTAGGCTTCATAGAAGTTAAGTCCCGATTTCCCCTGCTAACATCGGAAAAACCGATGTAAAAATTCCccattaaaaataattggtCAGAGAGTAAAAACTGTAGTTTCCTCATACAGGGACTAAAGCTTAAAATGATGGCAATCATAGGGACCATAACAGGACATATTATCATATAGTTTGACCTTTATAACTTACGCTACTTGCTGCTTGTAAATTCGGATACCAATTCCCTGCCCTGGTAGCATGATCGTAAAAGGAAACATGAGATTGTGAGATAGTTCTTTTTGTGTTTCCAGTGTGTTGtgctgttttctttttattttgcaaataaaaaatcacttttagcATTATGCTGAAGCAGTGGCCATTGGGTTAAAAGTTTAATGATTTATCATATTTGAAAATCCTTGATGAATGTGTTCATTATGAGTCTTGCTTGACTGATAATGAGATGATCTTTTACAATTATTATGCAGGATGGGTGCATAGTTTGCCCATCAACTGATAGCACATTTGATCTGCGAA harbors:
- the LOC108320792 gene encoding uncharacterized protein LOC108320792 codes for the protein MAANPFPLSCSKTHILRLPAPPKPPLLCHRHSLLCRRYRYSYSYTYSYPSCAPSLTCKAAQVSVAEESSASGDNWVPVVPLAALPRGERRVIIQDGETILLLWYKDQVFAIENRSPAEGAYTEGLLNAKLTQDGCIVCPSTDSTFDLRTGDIKEWYPKNPVLRVLTPALRKLFTYPVKSDEQNIYISLRGGKTDASAEIVFSGKAQPGVTATDVNVEEVKMVVDEDQEGFGFTGKNEIINGRAAVIGFLLLLDFELLTGKGLLKGTGFLDFLYSVSNAFN
- the LOC108320848 gene encoding uncharacterized protein LOC108320848 — encoded protein: MDSLEEKVFMFIDEEYYSNESELDEDLWWQDNTHSHGSPDNTLYWESQVSLLQETLERYHVGGSKLRVEVGRIIEEVKGSDFCSCLKRNPWDCSSCLRREVVTELRDRGFSTKLCISKWGTTKKFPGGCHEYIEVIAKTSTRKKQIHILIELELREQFQIAKAGENYQHLVSCLPQFYIGKAENLSAIVRVMCNAAKKSMKEKKMHVGPWRKSSFMQMKWSGFNQTYHNNNNNNKSFETHTTYPTQHSTRSYLTIAGAPTPVVVT